A genomic window from Macadamia integrifolia cultivar HAES 741 unplaced genomic scaffold, SCU_Mint_v3 scaffold449, whole genome shotgun sequence includes:
- the LOC122068669 gene encoding WD repeat-containing protein VIP3 — translation MKLAGLKSVENAHEESIWAATWVPATDARPALLLTGSLDETVKLWRPDELVLEGTNTGHCLGVVSVAAHPSGVIAASASLDSFVRVFDVDTNATIATLEAPPSEVWQMQFDPKGTILAVAGGGSASVKLWDTATWQLAATLSVPRPEGSKPSDRGGSGKFVLSVAWSPDGRRLACGSMDGTISIFDVARAKFLHNLEGHFMPVRSLVYSPVDARVLFTASDDTHVHMHDAEGKSLVGAMSGHTSWVLSVDVSPDGSALATGSSDKTVRLWDLTMRAAVQTMTNHTDQVWGVAFRPPGGTGVRAGRLVSVSDDKSISLYDYSGR, via the exons ATGAAGCTTGCGGGCTTGAAATCTGTTGAAAATGCTCACGAAGAATCAATATGGGCAGCTACTTGGGTTCCTGCGACGGACGCTCGACCCGCGCTTTTGCTTACTGGTTCACTTGATGAGACGGTCAAGTTGTGGCGACCGGATGAGCTCGTCTTGGAGGGAACGAACACCGGACACTGCCTTGGCGTTGTATCGGTTGCTGCTCATCCTTCTGGTGTGATTGCTGCTTCGGCTTCTCTTGATAGTTTTGTGCGAGTTTTTGATGTTGATACCAACGCTACGATCGCCACTCTTGAAGCTCCCCCTTCTGAAGTCTGGCAAATGCAGTTTGATCCTAAG GGTACAATTCTGGCAGTTGCTGGTGGGGGCAGTGCATCAGTCAAGCTATGGGACACTGCTACATGGCAGCTAGCTGCCACACTTTCTGTTCCCCGTCCTGAGGGATCCAAGCCTTCTGATAGGGGTGGGAGTGGCAAGTTTGTCCTCTCTGTTGCATGGAGTCCAGATGGGAGACGTTTGGCTTGTGGGTCAATGGATGGCACAATCTCTATCTTTGATGTTGCCCGTGCTAAATTTCTACACAACCTAGAAGGCCACTTCATGCCTGTGAGATCACTCGTATATTCCCCTGTTGACGCGCGAGTACTATTTACGGCCTCAGATGATACTCATGTGCACATGCACGATGCAGAGGGAAAGAGCCTAGTTGGGGCCATGTCAGGTCATACAAGCTGGGTTTTGAGCGTGGATGTGAGCCCTGATGGTTCTGCACTTGCAACAGGTTCAAGTGACAAAACTGTGCGGCTTTGGGATCTGACCATGAGGGCTGCTGTGCAAACAATGACCAACCATACAGACCAGGTTTGGGGGGTGGCATTTCGCCCTCCGGGAGGGACTGGTGTACGGGCAGGGCGGCTCGTGAGTGTTTCAGATGACAAGAGCATATCACTGTATGATTACTCGGGGAGGTAG